In one window of Paludisphaera rhizosphaerae DNA:
- a CDS encoding HNH endonuclease — MTGITATLSRRVRERADGCCEYCRMPEDFDYGTFGVDHIIARKHGGPTVAENLCLSCYYWKSQTRCLHFQEPLILD, encoded by the coding sequence GTGACCGGAATCACAGCGACTCTGTCGCGACGGGTTCGTGAACGTGCCGACGGTTGTTGCGAGTATTGTCGCATGCCCGAGGATTTCGACTACGGCACCTTTGGGGTCGATCACATCATCGCCCGAAAGCACGGCGGCCCCACGGTCGCCGAGAACCTCTGCCTCAGTTGCTACTACTGGAAGTCGCAGACACGGTGCCTCCATTTTCAAGAGCCGTTGATCCTGGATTAG
- the proC gene encoding pyrroline-5-carboxylate reductase, whose amino-acid sequence MKPTADATPDHDALRWGFIGSGRMASALVNGMIRAGVATADRILASDPQAATRDALAKESGVVAHASNAPVVEGSDVVVLAVKPQSMAAVLAEIAPGLAPRHLVVSIAAGVSIATMAKALGESTRIIRVMPNTPALLGEGASAFALGPKATEADSAAVQRFLDSVGRAVRVPESQLDAVTGLSGSGPAFVYMIIEALSDGGVRAGLPRDVATTLAAQTVLGAAKMVLETGLHPGALKDQVTSPGGTTIAGVQTLERAALRGALIDAVDAASRRSAELAAIAKS is encoded by the coding sequence ATGAAGCCGACCGCCGACGCTACACCCGACCATGACGCACTGCGATGGGGATTCATCGGCTCGGGCCGGATGGCCTCGGCCCTGGTCAACGGGATGATCCGCGCGGGGGTGGCGACGGCCGACCGAATCCTCGCCAGCGACCCCCAGGCCGCGACCCGCGACGCCCTGGCGAAGGAGTCGGGGGTCGTTGCGCACGCCTCGAACGCCCCGGTCGTCGAGGGGAGCGACGTCGTCGTCCTGGCGGTCAAGCCCCAGAGCATGGCGGCCGTACTGGCCGAGATCGCGCCGGGCCTCGCGCCAAGGCATCTGGTCGTGTCGATCGCGGCGGGCGTGTCCATCGCGACGATGGCGAAGGCCCTGGGAGAATCGACGCGAATCATCCGAGTCATGCCCAACACGCCTGCCCTGCTGGGCGAGGGCGCCTCGGCCTTCGCGCTGGGCCCGAAGGCGACTGAGGCCGACTCCGCCGCGGTCCAGCGGTTCCTGGACTCGGTCGGCCGGGCGGTGCGGGTGCCCGAGTCGCAACTCGACGCCGTGACGGGCCTCTCCGGCAGCGGCCCCGCGTTCGTCTACATGATCATCGAGGCCCTCTCCGACGGCGGCGTCCGCGCCGGCCTGCCGCGCGACGTCGCCACGACGCTCGCCGCCCAGACCGTCCTGGGCGCGGCCAAGATGGTCCTCGAAACCGGCCTCCACCCCGGCGCCCTGAAGGACCAGGTCACCAGCCCCGGCGGTACCACGATCGCCGGCGTCCAGACCCTCGAACGCGCGGCCTTGCGCGGTGCCCTCATTGACGCCGTCGACGCCGCCTCGCGCCGTTCGGCCGAGTTAGCGGCGATTGCGAAATCCTGA